Proteins from a genomic interval of Debaryomyces hansenii CBS767 chromosome E complete sequence:
- a CDS encoding DEHA2E12980p (no similarity), which translates to MSLISSLPYDILFQVENYLSNRDLETLIKTFFDFHDKSILFATYVKLSEKKIIISDTLRNELLSENDHVYLGPTECIQFLKGIMMFDESYGSNIFPKSIVFDLILSKEKAFVEIHEEMFDFLKNERHKRRFTSSRFDLVVRSIKEFSTEEVSIFLRNLAVGIGPRTRGIIFLGSVINIDLSYVATLFDSLQCLDLNDFHQHSKVDYLPQSVENFVFKDVQLNGKKLPDNTKSLRLKNSTFNNCLGVRLPVIEELALCNIPEISNFVSQNWSSTLVSLVLDSVELKVDNLKLRELHNLERLKLIDLSNEFGYGFKCPPSLHSLYIQDKYLPYLSIDFQSLPETLICLTLRGDLPFKFDNIAFPRNLDSLVLQGGGGIFQCENFKCPPKLQKLIITLQKFRNVHKFKLAKTLREVNLSSNNITKISTMKFPCNISTLCLSNNNFSSLNGVQFPLRMKQIDLTQKYSLMGAYDFTKYSWLSTANIFISDSNKFIFNGGVKIINDYDWRVDRKWKNREIEYFY; encoded by the coding sequence tttatcgAATCGAGATTTAGAGACACTCATAAAGACGTTCTTTGATTTTCACGATAAATCTATACTATTTGCTACTTATGTAAAGCTTTCAGagaaaaaaatcattatttcaGACACTCTTCgtaatgaattattgtcTGAAAACGATCATGTTTATCTAGGTCCAACAGAGtgtattcaatttttgaaagGCATTATGATGTTTGATGAATCATATGGCAGCAACATTTTTCCGAAATCTATagtatttgatttaattttgtcGAAAGAAAAAgcatttgttgaaattcATGAGGAGATGTTTGATTTTCTCAAGAATGAGAGACATAAGAGACGGTTTACAAGCAGTAGGTTTGATTTAGTAGTTAGATCCATCAAAGAATTTTCAACTGAAGAAGTATCGATCTTTCTTCGCAATTTGGCCGTTGGTATAGGTCCTCGAACTAGAggaataatatttttgggttctgtaataaatattgatttatcataTGTTGCAACTTTATTTGATAGCCTTCAATGCCTTgatttaaatgattttCACCAGCACTCCAAAGTTGATTATTTACCACAGAGTGTTGAGAACTTTGTATTTAAAGATGTTCAATTGAATGGCAAGAAGCTTCCAGACAATACCAAATCATTAAGACTAAAGAATTCAACATTCAACAATTGTCTTGGCGTACGTTTACCAGTAATAGAGGAGTTAGCTTTATGTAATATCCCAGAGATTTCAAACTTTGTCCTGCAGAACTGGTCGAGTACTTTGGTGTCATTAGTGTTGGATAGTGTGGAGTTAAAggttgataatttgaaattacGAGAACTACATAATTTGGAAagattgaaattaattgatcTTTCCAATGAATTTGGGTACGGATTCAAGTGCCCACCCCTGCTTCATCTGCTTTATATCCAGGACAAATATCTACCTTatctttcaattgatttccAAAGCCTACCTGAAActttaatttgtttaaCTTTAAGAGGAGATCTACCATTTAAGTTTGACAACATAGCTTTTCCTAGAAATTTAGACTCCTTGGTTTTACAAGGCGGTGGAGGGATTTTTCAATGTGAAAACTTTAAATGCCCTCCAAAGTTACAAAAGTTGATTATAACTTTACAGAAGTTCAGAAATGTTCATAAATTTAAGTTAGCAAAGACGTTAAGAGAAGTTAATTTGAGCAGTAATAATATCAcgaaaatttcaacaatgAAATTCCCATGCAATATTCTGACTTTATGCCTCAGCAATAACAACTTTTCAAGTCTAAACGGTGTACAATTTCCCCTTAGAATGAAACAAATCGACCTCACTCAAAAGTATAGTTTAATGGGTGCATATGACTTTACGAAGTACTCGTGGTTATCTACGGcaaatatattcatcagTGATagcaataaatttatattcaacGGTGGAGTaaaaatcattaatgaTTATGACTGGAGAGTGGATCGTAAATGGAAGAATAGGGAAATTGAATACTTCTATTAA